Proteins encoded together in one Bradyrhizobium sp. PSBB068 window:
- a CDS encoding MBL fold metallo-hydrolase, with protein sequence MICEIEFMPVGTGSKAGDAIILRYGTPVDFKLMLIDGGTADTGDEIVAHLRKHFGLGAKLEHVVLTHSDADHASGLRTVLAQIPVDNLWLHVPWLLAPEVKHLFADTRWTPLGLQTAVKKEYDIIGEIVDLALARRVTINQPFQGQNIGPFHVLSPSRAVYLHLLPQFEKTPDPDQTAIEAASMWLGKASFIGRLVEAARSKVENWTTETWAQERLRDGGQTSASNESSVVLYGAFENEQRVLLTGDAGVNALTWSADYAVRVGLPLQRFTFVQIPHHGSRRNVGPTVLTRLLGPVQPEYADPRFSAYVSAPADDTNHPRKIVLNAFKRRGGIIIATQGSTKVHRGGFPMRTGYSSVDGLPFFTRVEEYS encoded by the coding sequence GTGATTTGCGAAATCGAGTTCATGCCCGTCGGCACTGGCAGCAAGGCCGGCGACGCCATCATCCTGCGCTACGGCACACCCGTCGACTTCAAGCTGATGCTTATCGATGGTGGCACCGCCGACACCGGCGACGAGATTGTCGCGCATCTGCGGAAGCATTTCGGGCTCGGCGCGAAACTCGAACACGTCGTCCTAACTCACTCCGACGCGGATCACGCATCGGGACTGCGGACCGTGTTGGCGCAGATTCCGGTCGATAATCTCTGGCTGCATGTACCGTGGCTTCTGGCGCCCGAGGTGAAGCACCTCTTTGCGGACACCCGCTGGACGCCGCTCGGCCTCCAGACCGCCGTGAAGAAGGAGTACGACATCATCGGCGAGATCGTCGATCTGGCGCTGGCAAGGCGCGTCACCATCAACCAGCCGTTCCAGGGGCAGAACATCGGCCCCTTCCACGTCCTGTCGCCGAGCCGGGCCGTCTATCTGCACCTGCTGCCCCAGTTCGAGAAAACGCCGGATCCGGACCAGACAGCGATCGAGGCGGCGTCGATGTGGCTTGGGAAGGCCTCTTTCATAGGCAGACTCGTCGAAGCCGCCCGCTCGAAGGTGGAAAACTGGACGACGGAAACCTGGGCTCAGGAGCGGTTGCGGGACGGCGGACAGACCAGCGCCAGCAACGAGTCGAGCGTCGTCCTGTACGGGGCGTTCGAAAACGAGCAGCGTGTTCTCCTCACCGGCGACGCCGGCGTGAATGCCCTGACCTGGTCCGCCGACTACGCGGTCAGAGTCGGCCTGCCGCTCCAGCGGTTCACGTTCGTGCAGATCCCGCACCACGGAAGCCGCCGGAACGTCGGGCCGACCGTGCTGACAAGACTGCTTGGACCGGTACAGCCGGAGTACGCCGATCCGCGTTTTTCGGCGTATGTCTCCGCCCCCGCCGACGATACGAACCACCCTCGCAAGATTGTCTTGAACGCGTTCAAGCGCCGGGGCGGCATAATCATCGCCACGCAGGGCTCGACCAAGGTCCACCGCGGCGGCTTCCCGATGCGGACCGGTTACTCCAGCGTCGACGGGCTGCCGTTCTTCACCAGGGTCGAGGAATACTCATGA
- a CDS encoding DUF2235 domain-containing protein, whose amino-acid sequence MPKNILVFSDGTGQAGGLTPDENRSNIYKMFRATRCGPDTNISAGEQIAFYDAGLGSQPPHGAFFITRAWRWLHNVASQATGLGITTNIIDCYAWIVRVYEPGDRIYLFGFSRGAYTIRCLAAVLSLCGVPTRMPVGTPLRRDVGGSTAIAKEAVKGVYQFVSSPKDTAYVEQRKALAANFRQKYGSDDNGEPNIVPFFIGVFDTVASLGSYLLSAALVAGAAAVLAGISFAQSFLLFAFLPTFLTLAGISALAAAIGYAVTHIKFAAGLPGHWWQRWHFASPKMKFYDLHLNNRVWHALSIDENRADFARVIWGGVHNKGPGRPDEYPDWLQQVWFSGNHSDVGGSYPENEARLSDISLGWMVHAAVNLPDGKTPTGNGIKVDDRFLQLNPDPFGPQHDAREPGYFGGRFKWTEGHRKVEPCGILHSSVYKRFDAPDGVPHFYSRAPYRPTNLSDHENLAKYYPGAPAAPNDGVVK is encoded by the coding sequence ATGCCGAAGAACATCCTGGTATTTTCAGACGGCACCGGTCAGGCCGGCGGTCTGACCCCTGACGAGAACCGGTCGAACATCTACAAGATGTTCCGCGCCACGCGCTGCGGACCGGACACCAACATCAGCGCCGGCGAACAGATCGCCTTCTACGACGCCGGCCTCGGGTCGCAGCCGCCCCACGGTGCCTTCTTCATCACGCGTGCCTGGCGCTGGCTGCACAATGTCGCCAGCCAGGCGACGGGCCTCGGCATCACCACCAACATCATCGACTGCTACGCCTGGATTGTGCGGGTGTACGAGCCCGGCGATCGCATCTATCTGTTCGGCTTCAGCCGCGGCGCCTACACGATCAGGTGTCTTGCGGCGGTGCTCTCACTTTGCGGCGTTCCGACGCGGATGCCGGTCGGCACACCGCTGCGGCGCGATGTCGGCGGCTCGACGGCGATAGCCAAGGAGGCGGTGAAAGGGGTCTATCAGTTCGTCAGTTCGCCCAAGGACACTGCCTATGTGGAGCAGCGCAAGGCGCTCGCGGCGAACTTCCGGCAGAAGTACGGGTCCGACGACAACGGCGAGCCGAACATCGTGCCGTTCTTCATCGGTGTGTTCGACACCGTCGCGTCGCTGGGCAGCTACCTGCTGTCGGCGGCGCTAGTCGCCGGCGCCGCCGCCGTGCTCGCCGGCATCAGCTTCGCGCAGTCGTTTCTCCTCTTTGCGTTTCTGCCGACCTTCCTGACGCTGGCCGGGATCAGCGCGCTCGCAGCGGCGATCGGCTACGCAGTCACACATATCAAGTTCGCCGCCGGGCTGCCGGGCCACTGGTGGCAGCGCTGGCATTTCGCGTCACCGAAGATGAAGTTCTACGACCTGCACCTCAACAACAGGGTCTGGCACGCGCTGTCGATCGACGAGAACCGCGCTGACTTCGCCCGGGTGATCTGGGGTGGCGTTCACAACAAGGGTCCCGGACGACCCGACGAATACCCCGACTGGCTGCAGCAGGTGTGGTTCTCCGGAAACCATTCCGATGTCGGCGGCAGCTATCCCGAGAACGAGGCGCGCCTCTCCGACATCTCGCTCGGCTGGATGGTCCACGCCGCGGTCAACCTGCCCGACGGCAAGACCCCGACCGGCAACGGCATCAAGGTCGACGACCGCTTCCTGCAACTCAATCCCGACCCGTTCGGGCCGCAGCACGACGCACGCGAGCCAGGATACTTCGGCGGGCGTTTCAAGTGGACGGAAGGCCACCGCAAGGTCGAGCCCTGCGGCATCCTGCATTCATCGGTCTACAAGCGCTTCGATGCGCCCGACGGTGTCCCGCATTTCTACAGCCGCGCACCGTACCGCCCGACAAATCTGTCCGACCACGAAAATCTCGCGAAGTATTATCCCGGCGCACCGGCGGCGCCCAACGATGGAGTCGTTAAGTGA
- a CDS encoding helix-turn-helix transcriptional regulator, translating into MSLATKLKELRVRRKQSLQDVADAIGASKTHVWDLETGRSSNPSVDLLTKLATHFQVRIADLVGENPNSADEDEKHVALFRELKQLSDPDLETIRILMQRLKDSDRK; encoded by the coding sequence ATGTCATTAGCCACCAAGTTGAAGGAGTTGAGGGTCCGCCGGAAGCAGTCGCTGCAGGATGTCGCCGATGCCATCGGCGCCTCGAAGACCCACGTTTGGGACCTGGAGACCGGCCGTAGCAGCAATCCGTCGGTCGATCTGCTGACCAAGCTGGCCACTCATTTTCAGGTCCGGATCGCCGACCTTGTCGGTGAGAACCCCAACTCGGCCGACGAGGACGAGAAGCACGTCGCCTTGTTTCGGGAACTCAAGCAGCTATCTGATCCCGACCTGGAGACCATTCGCATCCTGATGCAGCGGTTGAAGGACTCCGATCGAAAGTAG